A genome region from Euphorbia lathyris chromosome 4, ddEupLath1.1, whole genome shotgun sequence includes the following:
- the LOC136227606 gene encoding pectinesterase-like, whose protein sequence is MMGKVVVSVFSLILVVGVVIGVIAVVQQGGSKSGGGSSQGVSTSTRTVTQICHPTDYKEACEKSLSSVTNTTDPKEYVKAAILATVEAAKKSFNLSTDLIGKADDKDKDVKMSLEDCKDLLEDAVQELQASFSTVGDSNLHTMSQRTAELQNWLSAVISYQDTCLDQFGDPNSKYRTEMKDGMLDATHLTSNALAIINGFSKFLSTFGLQINLPTPTRRLLSLDDDFPEWMSIPHRRLLAAGNDIKPNFTVAKDGSGDFKNIADALAKCPLSNQSACVIHIKAGTYQEYLTVEKKQFNVFMYGDGPGKTIITGSHSNSTGWKTMRSATFAALGTGFTAKSLTFENTAGPQGHQAVALRVQADQTAFFDCSIEGYQDTLYTQAHRQFYNNCTISGTIDFIFGDASVVIQNSNIVIRMPMNNQLNTMTAHGRSDKHETTGLVIHKCKIIPEEKLVSNRTTVKSYMGRPWRAYSRTIVMESEIGDVIQPEGWLPWSGDLFLDTLEYSEYANTGAGAATDKRVKWKGYHILTTKAQVDKFSVNLMIQGNEWLNHTGQTY, encoded by the exons ATGATGGGGAAAGTTGTTGTATCGGTTTTCTCTCTTATTCTTGTTGTTGGAGTGGTGATCGGAGTAATAGCGGTTGTCCAACAGGGGGGATCCAAAAGTGGTGGCGGAAGCAGCCAAGGCGTGTCTACCTCAACAAGAACCGTTACTCAAATATGTCACCCTACAGATTACAAAGAAGCCTGCGAAAAATCTCTTAGTTCCGTCACTAATACAACCGATCCTAAAGAGTATGTTAAGGCTGCGATTCTAGCCACGGTTGAAGCAGCCAAGAAATCGTTCAATTTATCGACAGATTTGATCGGAAAAGCTGACGACAAAGACAAGGATGTTAAAATGTCACTTGAAGATTGTAAAGATTTGCTGGAGGATGCAGTTCAGGAGCTTCAGGCATCATTTTCAACAGTGGGAGATAGCAACCTTCACACCATGTCTCAAAGAACAGCCGAGCTACAAAATTGGCTAAGTGCTGTTATCTCTTATCAGGACACATGCCTTGATCAATTCGGAGATCCTAATAGCAAGTACAGAACTGAAATGAAAGATGGAATGCTTGATGCAACACATCTTACTAGTAATGCCTTGGCAATTATCAATGGTTTTTCCAAATTTTTATCCACTTTCGGACTCCAGATTAATCTTCCTACACCTACTAGGAGACTTCTTTCTCTTGATGATGATTTTCCCGAGTGGATGTCCATTCCTCACCGGAGACTTTTGGCTGCTGGAAATGATATTAAGCCTAATTTCACAGTGGCAAAGGATGGCAGCGGAGATTTTAAGAACATTGCTGATGCTCTTGCTAAATGTCCCTTGTCAAATCAATCTGCTTGTGTCATCCATATTAAGGCTGGAACTTATCAGGAGTATTTAACTGTTGAAAAGAAACAGTTTAATGTTTTCATGTATGGTGATGGCCCTGGAAAGACCATTATCACTGGAAGCCACAGCAATAGTACTGGATGGAAAACAATGAGATCTGCCACCTTCG CGGCTCTTGGAACTGGTTTCACGGCAAAGTCTCTGACATTCGAAAACACAGCAGGCCCCCAAGGGCATCAGGCAGTGGCACTCCGAGTACAGGCGGATCAGACTGCTTTCTTCGACTGCAGTATTGAAGGATACCAAGATACATTATATACACAAGCACACAGACAGTTCTACAACAACTGCACAATCTCAGGgacaattgatttcatctttgGGGACGCCTCCGTGGTGATTCAGAACTCAAACATTGTTATCAGGATGCCAATGAACAACCAGTTGAACACGATGACCGCACACGGAAGATCAGACAAACACGAAACGACGGGACTTGTGATCCACAAATGCAAGATCATACCAGAAGAAAAGCTAGTATCGAACAGGACAACGGTGAAGTCATATATGGGAAGACCATGGAGGGCATATTCAAGGACAATAGTAATGGAATCGGAAATAGGAGATGTAATTCAACCGGAAGGATGGCTACCTTGGTCTGGAGATCTATTTCTTGATACTCTAGAATACTCAGAGTATGCTAACACAGGAGCAGGAGCAGCAACAGATAAAAGAGTCAAATGGAAGGGATACCATATTCTTACAACAAAGGCTCAAGTTGACAAATTCTCTGTTAATCTAATGATCCAAGGAAACGAATGGCTTAACCATACTGGCCAAACCTACTGA